A single genomic interval of Bos indicus isolate NIAB-ARS_2022 breed Sahiwal x Tharparkar chromosome 5, NIAB-ARS_B.indTharparkar_mat_pri_1.0, whole genome shotgun sequence harbors:
- the SGSM3 gene encoding small G protein signaling modulator 3 isoform X1 encodes MSGSHVPSANGPFSALTPSMWPQEILAKYAQEEATVEQPEFRYDEFGFRVDKEDADGIPYSGQLLEDPPQRLRWQAHLEFTHNHDVGDLTWDKIAVSLPRSEKLRSLVLAGVPHSMRPQLWMRLSGALQKKRNSELSYREIVKNSSNDETIAAKQIEKDLLRTMPSNACFAHVNGVGVPRLRRVLRALAWLYPEIGYCQGTGMVAACLLLFLEEDDAFWMMCAIIEDLLPASYFSTTLLGVQTDQRVLRHLIVQYLPRLDRLLQEHDIELSLITLHWFLTAFASVVHIRLLLRLWDLFFYEGSLVLFQATLGMLRLKEDELIQSENSASIFNTLSDIPSQLEDADLLLAEAMRLAGSLTAVAVETQRRKHLAYLLADQGQLLGAPATTGLSQVVRRRTQRRKSGITSLLFGEDDLEAMKAKNIKQTELVADLREAILRVARHFQCTDPKNCNVELTPDYSMESHQRDHESYVACSRGHPRRAKALLDFERHDDDELGFRKNDIITIVSQKDEHCWVGELNGLRGWFPAKFVEVLDERSKEYSIAGDDAVTEGVTDLVRGTLCPALKALFEHGLKKPSLLGGACHPWLFIEEAAGREVERDFDSVYSRLVLCKTYRLDEDGKVLTPEELLYRAVQSVNVTHDAAHAQMDVKLRSLICVGLNEQVLHLWLEVLCSSLPTVEKWYQPWSFLRSPGWVQIKCELRVLCCFAFSLSQDWELPAKREEEKKPLKEGVQDMLVKHHLFSWDIDG; translated from the exons ATGTCAG GAAGTCACGTACCTTCTGCCAATGGCCCCTTCTCAGCCCTGACTCCGAGTATGTGGCCCCAGGAGATCCTGGCCAAGTACGCGCAG GAGGAGGCCACCGTGGAGCAGCCAGAGTTCCGCTATGATGAGTTCGGGTTCCGCGTGGACAAGGAAG ACGCAGATGGCATCCCCTATTCCGGCCAGCTGCTGGAGGACCCGCCCCAGAGGCTGCGCTGGCAGGCCCACCTGGAGTTCACCCACAACCACGACGTGGGGGACCTCACCTGGGACAAGATTGCTGTCTCCCTGCCACGCTCGGAGAAGCTCCGCTCCCTGGTGCTGGCCGGGGTCCCCCACAGCATGAGGCCACAG CTGTGGATGCGGCTGTCTGGGGCCCTGCAGAAGAAGAGGAACTCCGAACTGTCCTACCGAGAGATTGTGAAGAACAGCTCCAATGATGAGACCATTGCTGCCAAGCAG ATCGAGAAGGACCTGCTCCGCACCATGCCCAGCAATGCCTGCTTCGCCCACGTGAACGGCGTCGGGGTGCCCCGCCTGCGCAGGGTGCTCCGAGCGCTGGCCTGGCTCTACCCGGAGATCGGCTACTGCCAGGGCACGGGCATG GTGGCTGCCTGCCTCCTGctcttcctggaggaggatgaCGCCTTCTGGATGATGTGCGCCATCATCGAGGACCTGCTCCCCGCCTCCTACTTCAGCACCACCCTGCTGGGCGTGCAGACGGACCAGCGTGTCCTGCGGCACCTCATCGTCCAGTACTTGCCTCGCCTGGACAGGCTGCTCCAGGAGCACGACATTG AGCTGTCGCTCATCACGCTGCACTGGTTCCTCACGGCCTTCGCCAGCGTGGTGCACATCCGCCTGCTGCTGCGACTCTGGGACCTGTTTTTCTACGAGGGCTCCCTGGTGCTGTTCCAGGCCACGTTGGGCATGCTGCGCCTCAAG GAGGACGAGCTGATCCAGTCGGAGAACTCGGCCTCCATCTTCAACACGCTGTCAGACATCCCGTCACAGCTGGAGGACGCGGACCTGCTGCTGGCGGAGGCCATGCGGCTGGCGGGCTCGCTCACTGCCGTGGCCGTGGAGACCCAGCGCCGCAAGCACCTGGCCTACCTCCTGGCCGACCAGGGCCAGCTCCTGGGCGCCCCTGCCACCACCGGCCTCTCTCAg GTGGTCCGCCGCAGGACTCAGCGGAGGAAGTCTGGCATCACATCACTGCTCTTCG GGGAGGATGACCTAGAGGCAATGAAGGCCAAGAACATCAAGCAGACGGAGCTGGTGGCTGACCTTCGGGAAGCCATCTTGCGTGTGGCCCGCCACTTCCAGTGCACGGACCCCAAGAACTGCAATGTG GAGCTGACCCCGGACTACAGCATGGAGAGCCACCAGCGGGACCACGAGAGCTACGTGGCCTGCTCTCGCGGCCACCCGCGCCGAGCCAAGGCCCTGCTGGACTTCGAGCGCCATGACGACGACGAGCTGGGCTTCCGCAAGAACGACATCATCACG ATCGTCTCTCAGAAGGACGAGCACTGCTGGGTGGGCGAGCTGAACGGCCTGAGAG GCTGGTTTCCAGCCAAGTTCGTGGAAGTCCTGGATGAGCGGAGCAAGGAG TACTCCATCGCCGGGGACGATGCTGTGACGGAGGGGGTCACAGACCTCGTGCGAGGGACCCTCTGCCCGGCCCTCAAGGCCCTGTTTGAACACGGACTGAAGAAGCCTTCACTGCTCGGGGGTGCCTGCCACCCCTGGCTGTTCATCGAGGAG GCAGCGGGCCGGGAGGTCGAGAGAGACTTCGACTCCGTGTACTCGCGCCTGGTGCTGTGCAAGACGTACAG GTTGGATGAAGATGGCAAAGTCCTGACCCCAGAGGAGCTGCTCTACCGG GCTGTGCAGTCTGTTAACGTGACCCACGACGCTGCTCACGCACAAATGGACGTGAAGCTCCGCTCCCTCATCTGCGTGGGGCTCAA CGAGCAGGTGCTGCACCTGTGGCTGGAGGTGCTCTGCTCCAGCCTGCCCACCGTGGAGAAGTGGTACCAGCCCTGGTCCTTCCTGCGCAGCCCCGGCTGGGTCCAGATCAAGTGCGAGCTGCG GGTCCTCTGCTGCTTCGCTTTCAGCCTCTCCCAGGACTGGGAGCTTCCTGCAAAGAGAGAG gaggagaagaagcccTTGAAGGAGGGCGTCCAGGACATGCTGGTGAAGCACCACCTCTTCAGCTGGGACATCGACGGGTGA
- the SGSM3 gene encoding small G protein signaling modulator 3 isoform X3, producing MSGSHVPSANGPFSALTPSMWPQEILAKYAQEEATVEQPEFRYDEFGFRVDKEDADGIPYSGQLLEDPPQRLRWQAHLEFTHNHDVGDLTWDKIAVSLPRSEKLRSLVLAGVPHSMRPQLWMRLSGALQKKRNSELSYREIVKNSSNDETIAAKQIEKDLLRTMPSNACFAHVNGVGVPRLRRVLRALAWLYPEIGYCQGTGMVAACLLLFLEEDDAFWMMCAIIEDLLPASYFSTTLLGVQTDQRVLRHLIVQYLPRLDRLLQEHDIELSLITLHWFLTAFASVVHIRLLLRLWDLFFYEGSLVLFQATLGMLRLKEDELIQSENSASIFNTLSDIPSQLEDADLLLAEAMRLAGSLTAVAVETQRRKHLAYLLADQGQLLGAPATTGLSQVVRRRTQRRKSGITSLLFGEDDLEAMKAKNIKQTELVADLREAILRVARHFQCTDPKNCNVELTPDYSMESHQRDHESYVACSRGHPRRAKALLDFERHDDDELGFRKNDIITIVSQKDEHCWVGELNGLRGWFPAKFVEVLDERSKEYSIAGDDAVTEGVTDLVRGTLCPALKALFEHGLKKPSLLGGACHPWLFIEEAAGREVERDFDSVYSRLVLCKTYRLDEDGKVLTPEELLYRAVQSVNVTHDAAHAQMDVKLRSLICVGLNEQVLHLWLEVLCSSLPTVEKWYQPWSFLRSPGWVQIKCELRVLCCFAFSLSQDWELPAKREL from the exons ATGTCAG GAAGTCACGTACCTTCTGCCAATGGCCCCTTCTCAGCCCTGACTCCGAGTATGTGGCCCCAGGAGATCCTGGCCAAGTACGCGCAG GAGGAGGCCACCGTGGAGCAGCCAGAGTTCCGCTATGATGAGTTCGGGTTCCGCGTGGACAAGGAAG ACGCAGATGGCATCCCCTATTCCGGCCAGCTGCTGGAGGACCCGCCCCAGAGGCTGCGCTGGCAGGCCCACCTGGAGTTCACCCACAACCACGACGTGGGGGACCTCACCTGGGACAAGATTGCTGTCTCCCTGCCACGCTCGGAGAAGCTCCGCTCCCTGGTGCTGGCCGGGGTCCCCCACAGCATGAGGCCACAG CTGTGGATGCGGCTGTCTGGGGCCCTGCAGAAGAAGAGGAACTCCGAACTGTCCTACCGAGAGATTGTGAAGAACAGCTCCAATGATGAGACCATTGCTGCCAAGCAG ATCGAGAAGGACCTGCTCCGCACCATGCCCAGCAATGCCTGCTTCGCCCACGTGAACGGCGTCGGGGTGCCCCGCCTGCGCAGGGTGCTCCGAGCGCTGGCCTGGCTCTACCCGGAGATCGGCTACTGCCAGGGCACGGGCATG GTGGCTGCCTGCCTCCTGctcttcctggaggaggatgaCGCCTTCTGGATGATGTGCGCCATCATCGAGGACCTGCTCCCCGCCTCCTACTTCAGCACCACCCTGCTGGGCGTGCAGACGGACCAGCGTGTCCTGCGGCACCTCATCGTCCAGTACTTGCCTCGCCTGGACAGGCTGCTCCAGGAGCACGACATTG AGCTGTCGCTCATCACGCTGCACTGGTTCCTCACGGCCTTCGCCAGCGTGGTGCACATCCGCCTGCTGCTGCGACTCTGGGACCTGTTTTTCTACGAGGGCTCCCTGGTGCTGTTCCAGGCCACGTTGGGCATGCTGCGCCTCAAG GAGGACGAGCTGATCCAGTCGGAGAACTCGGCCTCCATCTTCAACACGCTGTCAGACATCCCGTCACAGCTGGAGGACGCGGACCTGCTGCTGGCGGAGGCCATGCGGCTGGCGGGCTCGCTCACTGCCGTGGCCGTGGAGACCCAGCGCCGCAAGCACCTGGCCTACCTCCTGGCCGACCAGGGCCAGCTCCTGGGCGCCCCTGCCACCACCGGCCTCTCTCAg GTGGTCCGCCGCAGGACTCAGCGGAGGAAGTCTGGCATCACATCACTGCTCTTCG GGGAGGATGACCTAGAGGCAATGAAGGCCAAGAACATCAAGCAGACGGAGCTGGTGGCTGACCTTCGGGAAGCCATCTTGCGTGTGGCCCGCCACTTCCAGTGCACGGACCCCAAGAACTGCAATGTG GAGCTGACCCCGGACTACAGCATGGAGAGCCACCAGCGGGACCACGAGAGCTACGTGGCCTGCTCTCGCGGCCACCCGCGCCGAGCCAAGGCCCTGCTGGACTTCGAGCGCCATGACGACGACGAGCTGGGCTTCCGCAAGAACGACATCATCACG ATCGTCTCTCAGAAGGACGAGCACTGCTGGGTGGGCGAGCTGAACGGCCTGAGAG GCTGGTTTCCAGCCAAGTTCGTGGAAGTCCTGGATGAGCGGAGCAAGGAG TACTCCATCGCCGGGGACGATGCTGTGACGGAGGGGGTCACAGACCTCGTGCGAGGGACCCTCTGCCCGGCCCTCAAGGCCCTGTTTGAACACGGACTGAAGAAGCCTTCACTGCTCGGGGGTGCCTGCCACCCCTGGCTGTTCATCGAGGAG GCAGCGGGCCGGGAGGTCGAGAGAGACTTCGACTCCGTGTACTCGCGCCTGGTGCTGTGCAAGACGTACAG GTTGGATGAAGATGGCAAAGTCCTGACCCCAGAGGAGCTGCTCTACCGG GCTGTGCAGTCTGTTAACGTGACCCACGACGCTGCTCACGCACAAATGGACGTGAAGCTCCGCTCCCTCATCTGCGTGGGGCTCAA CGAGCAGGTGCTGCACCTGTGGCTGGAGGTGCTCTGCTCCAGCCTGCCCACCGTGGAGAAGTGGTACCAGCCCTGGTCCTTCCTGCGCAGCCCCGGCTGGGTCCAGATCAAGTGCGAGCTGCG GGTCCTCTGCTGCTTCGCTTTCAGCCTCTCCCAGGACTGGGAGCTTCCTGCAAAGAGAGAG CTATGA
- the SGSM3 gene encoding small G protein signaling modulator 3 isoform X2 yields the protein MSGSHVPSANGPFSALTPSMWPQEILAKYAQEEATVEQPEFRYDEFGFRVDKEDADGIPYSGQLLEDPPQRLRWQAHLEFTHNHDVGDLTWDKIAVSLPRSEKLRSLVLAGVPHSMRPQLWMRLSGALQKKRNSELSYREIVKNSSNDETIAAKQIEKDLLRTMPSNACFAHVNGVGVPRLRRVLRALAWLYPEIGYCQGTGMVAACLLLFLEEDDAFWMMCAIIEDLLPASYFSTTLLGVQTDQRVLRHLIVQYLPRLDRLLQEHDIELSLITLHWFLTAFASVVHIRLLLRLWDLFFYEGSLVLFQATLGMLRLKEDELIQSENSASIFNTLSDIPSQLEDADLLLAEAMRLAGSLTAVAVETQRRKHLAYLLADQGQLLGAPATTGLSQVVRRRTQRRKSGITSLLFGEDDLEAMKAKNIKQTELVADLREAILRVARHFQCTDPKNCNVELTPDYSMESHQRDHESYVACSRGHPRRAKALLDFERHDDDELGFRKNDIITIVSQKDEHCWVGELNGLRGWFPAKFVEVLDERSKEYSIAGDDAVTEGVTDLVRGTLCPALKALFEHGLKKPSLLGGACHPWLFIEEAAGREVERDFDSVYSRLVLCKTYRLDEDGKVLTPEELLYRAVQSVNVTHDAAHAQMDVKLRSLICVGLKQRGGVQAALTWGQEPLRDELRACRGAAGQRAGVSQAERPSGLREVVMEPQTQEGRRGVGGAGL from the exons ATGTCAG GAAGTCACGTACCTTCTGCCAATGGCCCCTTCTCAGCCCTGACTCCGAGTATGTGGCCCCAGGAGATCCTGGCCAAGTACGCGCAG GAGGAGGCCACCGTGGAGCAGCCAGAGTTCCGCTATGATGAGTTCGGGTTCCGCGTGGACAAGGAAG ACGCAGATGGCATCCCCTATTCCGGCCAGCTGCTGGAGGACCCGCCCCAGAGGCTGCGCTGGCAGGCCCACCTGGAGTTCACCCACAACCACGACGTGGGGGACCTCACCTGGGACAAGATTGCTGTCTCCCTGCCACGCTCGGAGAAGCTCCGCTCCCTGGTGCTGGCCGGGGTCCCCCACAGCATGAGGCCACAG CTGTGGATGCGGCTGTCTGGGGCCCTGCAGAAGAAGAGGAACTCCGAACTGTCCTACCGAGAGATTGTGAAGAACAGCTCCAATGATGAGACCATTGCTGCCAAGCAG ATCGAGAAGGACCTGCTCCGCACCATGCCCAGCAATGCCTGCTTCGCCCACGTGAACGGCGTCGGGGTGCCCCGCCTGCGCAGGGTGCTCCGAGCGCTGGCCTGGCTCTACCCGGAGATCGGCTACTGCCAGGGCACGGGCATG GTGGCTGCCTGCCTCCTGctcttcctggaggaggatgaCGCCTTCTGGATGATGTGCGCCATCATCGAGGACCTGCTCCCCGCCTCCTACTTCAGCACCACCCTGCTGGGCGTGCAGACGGACCAGCGTGTCCTGCGGCACCTCATCGTCCAGTACTTGCCTCGCCTGGACAGGCTGCTCCAGGAGCACGACATTG AGCTGTCGCTCATCACGCTGCACTGGTTCCTCACGGCCTTCGCCAGCGTGGTGCACATCCGCCTGCTGCTGCGACTCTGGGACCTGTTTTTCTACGAGGGCTCCCTGGTGCTGTTCCAGGCCACGTTGGGCATGCTGCGCCTCAAG GAGGACGAGCTGATCCAGTCGGAGAACTCGGCCTCCATCTTCAACACGCTGTCAGACATCCCGTCACAGCTGGAGGACGCGGACCTGCTGCTGGCGGAGGCCATGCGGCTGGCGGGCTCGCTCACTGCCGTGGCCGTGGAGACCCAGCGCCGCAAGCACCTGGCCTACCTCCTGGCCGACCAGGGCCAGCTCCTGGGCGCCCCTGCCACCACCGGCCTCTCTCAg GTGGTCCGCCGCAGGACTCAGCGGAGGAAGTCTGGCATCACATCACTGCTCTTCG GGGAGGATGACCTAGAGGCAATGAAGGCCAAGAACATCAAGCAGACGGAGCTGGTGGCTGACCTTCGGGAAGCCATCTTGCGTGTGGCCCGCCACTTCCAGTGCACGGACCCCAAGAACTGCAATGTG GAGCTGACCCCGGACTACAGCATGGAGAGCCACCAGCGGGACCACGAGAGCTACGTGGCCTGCTCTCGCGGCCACCCGCGCCGAGCCAAGGCCCTGCTGGACTTCGAGCGCCATGACGACGACGAGCTGGGCTTCCGCAAGAACGACATCATCACG ATCGTCTCTCAGAAGGACGAGCACTGCTGGGTGGGCGAGCTGAACGGCCTGAGAG GCTGGTTTCCAGCCAAGTTCGTGGAAGTCCTGGATGAGCGGAGCAAGGAG TACTCCATCGCCGGGGACGATGCTGTGACGGAGGGGGTCACAGACCTCGTGCGAGGGACCCTCTGCCCGGCCCTCAAGGCCCTGTTTGAACACGGACTGAAGAAGCCTTCACTGCTCGGGGGTGCCTGCCACCCCTGGCTGTTCATCGAGGAG GCAGCGGGCCGGGAGGTCGAGAGAGACTTCGACTCCGTGTACTCGCGCCTGGTGCTGTGCAAGACGTACAG GTTGGATGAAGATGGCAAAGTCCTGACCCCAGAGGAGCTGCTCTACCGG GCTGTGCAGTCTGTTAACGTGACCCACGACGCTGCTCACGCACAAATGGACGTGAAGCTCCGCTCCCTCATCTGCGTGGGGCTCAA GCAGAGGGGCGGCGTCCAGGCTGCGCTGACCTGGGGGCAGGAGCCCCTCCGCGATGAGCTCAGAGCATGCCGTGGGGCTGCTGGCCAGCGAGCAGGCGTGTCACAGGCTGAGCGACCATCAGGGCtgagggaggtggtgatggagccTCAGACGCAGGAGGGGCGGCGAGGGGTCGGGGGCGCGGGCCTCTGA
- the SGSM3 gene encoding small G protein signaling modulator 3 isoform X4, with protein sequence MMRPLLPSRGPWPPPRGSRCRGCGGCAAAAAPHGLLLWAGCRQIEKDLLRTMPSNACFAHVNGVGVPRLRRVLRALAWLYPEIGYCQGTGMVAACLLLFLEEDDAFWMMCAIIEDLLPASYFSTTLLGVQTDQRVLRHLIVQYLPRLDRLLQEHDIELSLITLHWFLTAFASVVHIRLLLRLWDLFFYEGSLVLFQATLGMLRLKEDELIQSENSASIFNTLSDIPSQLEDADLLLAEAMRLAGSLTAVAVETQRRKHLAYLLADQGQLLGAPATTGLSQVVRRRTQRRKSGITSLLFGEDDLEAMKAKNIKQTELVADLREAILRVARHFQCTDPKNCNVELTPDYSMESHQRDHESYVACSRGHPRRAKALLDFERHDDDELGFRKNDIITIVSQKDEHCWVGELNGLRGWFPAKFVEVLDERSKEYSIAGDDAVTEGVTDLVRGTLCPALKALFEHGLKKPSLLGGACHPWLFIEEAAGREVERDFDSVYSRLVLCKTYRLDEDGKVLTPEELLYRAVQSVNVTHDAAHAQMDVKLRSLICVGLNEQVLHLWLEVLCSSLPTVEKWYQPWSFLRSPGWVQIKCELRVLCCFAFSLSQDWELPAKREEEKKPLKEGVQDMLVKHHLFSWDIDG encoded by the exons ATGATGAGACCATTGCTGCCAAGCAG GGGTCCCTGGCCTCCTCCCCGGGGGTCTCGGTGTCGGGGGTGTGGAGGCTGTGCCGCTGCAGCTGCGCCTCATGGGCTCTTGTTGTGGGCGGGCTGCCGGCAGATCGAGAAGGACCTGCTCCGCACCATGCCCAGCAATGCCTGCTTCGCCCACGTGAACGGCGTCGGGGTGCCCCGCCTGCGCAGGGTGCTCCGAGCGCTGGCCTGGCTCTACCCGGAGATCGGCTACTGCCAGGGCACGGGCATG GTGGCTGCCTGCCTCCTGctcttcctggaggaggatgaCGCCTTCTGGATGATGTGCGCCATCATCGAGGACCTGCTCCCCGCCTCCTACTTCAGCACCACCCTGCTGGGCGTGCAGACGGACCAGCGTGTCCTGCGGCACCTCATCGTCCAGTACTTGCCTCGCCTGGACAGGCTGCTCCAGGAGCACGACATTG AGCTGTCGCTCATCACGCTGCACTGGTTCCTCACGGCCTTCGCCAGCGTGGTGCACATCCGCCTGCTGCTGCGACTCTGGGACCTGTTTTTCTACGAGGGCTCCCTGGTGCTGTTCCAGGCCACGTTGGGCATGCTGCGCCTCAAG GAGGACGAGCTGATCCAGTCGGAGAACTCGGCCTCCATCTTCAACACGCTGTCAGACATCCCGTCACAGCTGGAGGACGCGGACCTGCTGCTGGCGGAGGCCATGCGGCTGGCGGGCTCGCTCACTGCCGTGGCCGTGGAGACCCAGCGCCGCAAGCACCTGGCCTACCTCCTGGCCGACCAGGGCCAGCTCCTGGGCGCCCCTGCCACCACCGGCCTCTCTCAg GTGGTCCGCCGCAGGACTCAGCGGAGGAAGTCTGGCATCACATCACTGCTCTTCG GGGAGGATGACCTAGAGGCAATGAAGGCCAAGAACATCAAGCAGACGGAGCTGGTGGCTGACCTTCGGGAAGCCATCTTGCGTGTGGCCCGCCACTTCCAGTGCACGGACCCCAAGAACTGCAATGTG GAGCTGACCCCGGACTACAGCATGGAGAGCCACCAGCGGGACCACGAGAGCTACGTGGCCTGCTCTCGCGGCCACCCGCGCCGAGCCAAGGCCCTGCTGGACTTCGAGCGCCATGACGACGACGAGCTGGGCTTCCGCAAGAACGACATCATCACG ATCGTCTCTCAGAAGGACGAGCACTGCTGGGTGGGCGAGCTGAACGGCCTGAGAG GCTGGTTTCCAGCCAAGTTCGTGGAAGTCCTGGATGAGCGGAGCAAGGAG TACTCCATCGCCGGGGACGATGCTGTGACGGAGGGGGTCACAGACCTCGTGCGAGGGACCCTCTGCCCGGCCCTCAAGGCCCTGTTTGAACACGGACTGAAGAAGCCTTCACTGCTCGGGGGTGCCTGCCACCCCTGGCTGTTCATCGAGGAG GCAGCGGGCCGGGAGGTCGAGAGAGACTTCGACTCCGTGTACTCGCGCCTGGTGCTGTGCAAGACGTACAG GTTGGATGAAGATGGCAAAGTCCTGACCCCAGAGGAGCTGCTCTACCGG GCTGTGCAGTCTGTTAACGTGACCCACGACGCTGCTCACGCACAAATGGACGTGAAGCTCCGCTCCCTCATCTGCGTGGGGCTCAA CGAGCAGGTGCTGCACCTGTGGCTGGAGGTGCTCTGCTCCAGCCTGCCCACCGTGGAGAAGTGGTACCAGCCCTGGTCCTTCCTGCGCAGCCCCGGCTGGGTCCAGATCAAGTGCGAGCTGCG GGTCCTCTGCTGCTTCGCTTTCAGCCTCTCCCAGGACTGGGAGCTTCCTGCAAAGAGAGAG gaggagaagaagcccTTGAAGGAGGGCGTCCAGGACATGCTGGTGAAGCACCACCTCTTCAGCTGGGACATCGACGGGTGA